Within Campylobacterota bacterium, the genomic segment GATGATCCGTATCCGTTTTTTCGGGGGATGATCGCCGAGATTGGTTTCAAAGTGGCGAAAATTCCCTACACTCAACCCGCACGCCCGCGCGGTATTTCGAAAAACAATTTTTACACCCTATACGATATGGGAATACTGGGGATTATCAATAACTCCAAGGTCCCGCTTCGCATCGCGACGCTGCTGGGATTTGCACTTGCCTTGATCAGTTTTGTCACGGCGATAGGGTATACCGTGGTGAAATTGTTGAACTGGGACAGTATGCCGCTGGGGATTGCTCCGCTGATTATCGGCACCTCGTTTATGTTCGGCGTTGTCCTGTTTTTTTTGGGAATCATTGGCGAATACATCGGTGCGATTTACACTCAGGTGTTAAAACGTCCGCGCGTGTTTGAGCAAGAGCGGATCAATTTTATCAAGGAAGATTAAGTGAACTCCTATCCAGAACTACTAAGCTTTACCATTCCAACCTATAATCGTTCGGATTTTTTGGAAGAATGTCTCGATGCACATATCCCGGTCGCGCGCAAATACAATCTCGAATTCATCGTTTTAGACAATGCTTCGACAGACGACACTCCAATCATTGTTCAAAAAAAACAGGCTGAATACCCACATATACGCTACTATCGGAACGAAACGACCATTGATCCCGACAGCAATTTCAAAAAGGCATTGGAACTTTCAACAACCAAGTATACATGGCTACTTGGCGACAGCTATAGATTGCCGGATGCCGGAATTGAATTTTTGCTCCCCTTGTTATCTTCCGAAGAGAAAAAGTTTGATGCAATCGTTTTTAACCTTATTTCTTCTCGACGAAATAAAAGTCAAATATATACTGATGCCAATTTGATGTTTAAAGACTTGGGAGCCATAATGACTTCTATCAGCAGTCTCATTTTCTCCAAAAAGTTGATTCAGAATGCTGATTTTGAGCGCTATAAAGATACCAATTTTCTCCAAACGGGCATTATTTTCGATTACATCGCAAAGCATCCGTTTAGAATTAAATGGATTCAAGAATACTCTGTCGAAAGTCTGAATTACCAGAAAAAAAAGAAGATTGCATGGAGCAATCAGCCTGTAGTTTTTGAAATTGCATGTAAACGATGGCAAAACTTTATTTTCAGCCTCCCGGATGTTTATTCAGAAGAATCGAAATTGAAAGTGATCCGTGACTTTGGTGCACTTTCGGGGATTTTCTCTTTTCGAAATCTTTTAAATCTTCGAAAGAAAAAAATTCTTACCTATGATATTTATTTAAAATATCAGCCATATTTTCAACGTGCCACCACTTTCCCGGAATCTATCGTTAAAATTATTGCCTTTTTACCGATCCCCGTGATACTGGTGATACGTTTTTTGGCCAAAGTTTATGCCAAGTCTGGTCAGTTCGAAAAATACTGGAAACGTTTTAAAAATCGGTTCAGTTAGAAATCCGACTTTATTACAACGTTGATTTTAACTGTTCGAATTTTTTCAATTCGTCCAGTTTTTCCCACGGATAGTCGCTTTGTCCTACCTGTCCGCGGCTGGCGACGTCGGCGTAGAGAAACGTCTCTTCGCTGGGGTGGTCAAGATCGAATTTGCGGGTAATCCAGTTTGGTGTCAGCGGGAAATTGTCCATTACGAATTGAGAAAGAGTATCGTCGTTTAGCCCTTCGACTACGGTTCCGTAGGTGTCGACCGCAACCGAAGTCGGTTTGGCGACGCCGATCGCGTAGCTGATCTGTACGACGCATTTTTTTGCCAGACCGGCTGCAACGATGTGTTTGGCCAGCCAGCGGCCGGCATACAATCCTGAACGGTCGACTTTCGTATAGTCTTTCGAACTTTGTGCACCCCCGCCGATAGGAGCGTATCCGCCGAAACTGTCGACGATGAGTTTACGCCCGGTCAGGCCGCTGTCGTGCAGGCTCGAATGGGAAACGTATTTACCTGTCGGATTAATGTGGATAATACAGTCCTTCGGATCGAAAAGCTGCGTCGGAAGACCGGTGTCGAGAATCAGTTCCATGATCAGCTCGCGGACCTGCTCGATGTTCATTGTGTTGACGCACGGTGCTGATACGACGATGGTGTGAATTTTCTGCGGTTGGCAGTTTTCGAAATTCTCTTTTTTGCCGTAGTCCATCGTCACCTGGGTTTTGATGTCGACACCCAGCTTGTGCGGATGGGCGAGGGCATAGTGGTAGACTTTTTCCATCAGCATGCGGGCATAGGTAATAGCGCTGGGCATGTAGTTGGCGGTTTCACTGTCGGCGTAGCCGAACATGATCCCCTGGTCCCCGGCACCCGTTTCGCCGTCTGCCTGGTCGACACCCTGATTGATGTCGGGGCTCTGGCGGTTGAGGAGAACCTGTACCTGTACGTCATCAGGATGGAGGCACTCTTCCCGGGTAAAATGGGGATGGCCGTTGTAACCGATTTTTTTGAGGGCATCAAGGGCGATTTGTTTGTACTCTTTAGTGCTAAGTTCGACTTTGGAGGTTACTTCTCCGCCGATAATGACGTGTTTTCCGGCCACGAAGACTTCGCTGGCCACCCGGCTTTTGGGATCGCCG encodes:
- the metK gene encoding methionine adenosyltransferase, which codes for MYLFTSEVVSPGHPDKCADIIADSIVDRLIIGDPKSRVASEVFVAGKHVIIGGEVTSKVELSTKEYKQIALDALKKIGYNGHPHFTREECLHPDDVQVQVLLNRQSPDINQGVDQADGETGAGDQGIMFGYADSETANYMPSAITYARMLMEKVYHYALAHPHKLGVDIKTQVTMDYGKKENFENCQPQKIHTIVVSAPCVNTMNIEQVRELIMELILDTGLPTQLFDPKDCIIHINPTGKYVSHSSLHDSGLTGRKLIVDSFGGYAPIGGGAQSSKDYTKVDRSGLYAGRWLAKHIVAAGLAKKCVVQISYAIGVAKPTSVAVDTYGTVVEGLNDDTLSQFVMDNFPLTPNWITRKFDLDHPSEETFLYADVASRGQVGQSDYPWEKLDELKKFEQLKSTL
- a CDS encoding glycosyltransferase family 2 protein, with protein sequence MNSYPELLSFTIPTYNRSDFLEECLDAHIPVARKYNLEFIVLDNASTDDTPIIVQKKQAEYPHIRYYRNETTIDPDSNFKKALELSTTKYTWLLGDSYRLPDAGIEFLLPLLSSEEKKFDAIVFNLISSRRNKSQIYTDANLMFKDLGAIMTSISSLIFSKKLIQNADFERYKDTNFLQTGIIFDYIAKHPFRIKWIQEYSVESLNYQKKKKIAWSNQPVVFEIACKRWQNFIFSLPDVYSEESKLKVIRDFGALSGIFSFRNLLNLRKKKILTYDIYLKYQPYFQRATTFPESIVKIIAFLPIPVILVIRFLAKVYAKSGQFEKYWKRFKNRFS